One Synechococcus sp. Nb3U1 genomic window, GGCCAGCCCGTGGATCCCCGCCGTTATTTATGATTTTTACGATTTGTGAAGCAGGGCATCCGCCTGGAGAGGCTGCAGGGATCCTGCCTGTAAAGTCCATCGCACATCGGCAATCTGGGACAGCTCCTCCGGGTCATGGGAAACCACTAGCACCGTCCACATCGATTTCAGCCGCGCCAACAGCTCGATCAACTGCCGCCGTACCGACCAATCCAACCCTGCCGTCGGCTCATCCAGTAGCAACAAAAATGGGCTGCGGATCAGCTGCACCGCCAGGGCCAACCGCCGCTGTTGCCCACCACTCAAATGGTTGGGGGAACCGCGCAACGGGATCCCTTCCAACCCTACCTGCTTGAGGGCATTTTCGATCTCTTTTTCCCGCAACTCTGGGTGGCCAAAGCGCATTTCATCCAAGAGGGTGAGACCACAAAAATGTCGTTCCGGGAACTGAAACACCAATCCGGCCATACCTCGCAATTGGGTGGGTAACAGATTCACCCCTTCCCAGACAATCTGTCCTTGGGTGGGGCGCGCCAACCCGGCCAAAATTTCCAGCAGGGTGCTCTTACCCGCCCCACTTTTGCCGACGATTAATCCCAACTGGTTTAATCCCAACTGGAAGGAAAGATCCTTCAAAATCGGTTGGGACGCGGCTGCCGGATGATAGGAAAGGTTCTGGACTTGCAGCATGACGGGCTGAAGGGGGGAGGCTGTCGTTATTCTGGCAGGACTCCGCCCAAAAACCTATTGCTGATTACAGCCACTCCTCCAACCGCCCCAACTGATCCCGAAAACCATGGGTGAGTTCTCGGTACCAATCCCGCAGTTCGAGTTGATCCACAGCACGCCGCAATGCCTCCTGAGAACGCTGGATCGGTCGCAGGGCTGTAGGCGGGAT contains:
- a CDS encoding ABC transporter ATP-binding protein, yielding MLQVQNLSYHPAAASQPILKDLSFQLGLNQLGLIVGKSGAGKSTLLEILAGLARPTQGQIVWEGVNLLPTQLRGMAGLVFQFPERHFCGLTLLDEMRFGHPELREKEIENALKQVGLEGIPLRGSPNHLSGGQQRRLALAVQLIRSPFLLLLDEPTAGLDWSVRRQLIELLARLKSMWTVLVVSHDPEELSQIADVRWTLQAGSLQPLQADALLHKS